AGCCAAGTAGTTCTTTTTTATATTTAACCAGTTGAAGTTATGTTCGGTATTTATATTCACGTTCCGTTTTGCGCGAAAATTTGCGATTATTGCGACTTTCGCGTGATGCCTGCGAATGCTCGGCTGTTCGAGGAATATGTGGGCTTGCTGGAACGTGAAATTCGCGCGTTTGCGATGGCGCATCCTGTATCGCATTCGGCGTCTTCCAAAAGCGCTCTTTCGCGGGCGCGAACGCTTTATCTTGGCGGTGGAACTCCTTCAATTTTGCCAAGCGCATGCCTGGAACGGATTTTTGCGGTGCTTGCGTCGTGTGGCGTTCGCGTAGATGCGCTTGACGAAGTCTCGATGGAATTCAACCCGGAATCGTGTACCGAAGAATCTGTGCAAACGGCGCTCTCGTGCGGCGTGCGTCGCTTTAGCCTTGGACTTCAAACGTTTTCGCAAACGCTCTTGGACCGCATTGGCCGCAGGCACACGGTAGAACGCGGCTTTGAAGCTTTGCGTTTGTTAACTTCGCTTCCGCAGGCGAAAGTCTCGGCGGATTTGATGTTTGATTTGCCGGGGCAATCGGTAGATTCTTTCTTGAAAGATGTGGACCGCTTGTCGGATTTTCCGCTTGGGCACTTGAGCTTTTATGGATTGAATGTGGGCGAGAGGACGCTTTTGGGCGGTCGCGTGTCTCGTGGCGAAGAAAAAATTGACGAGAGTTTGTACGAGCCGATGTATCTCGGGGGCGTCGAGATTCTTGAGAAAAAGGGCTTCGCGCGTTATGAGGTCTCGAATTTTGCAAAGCCTGGCGACGAAAGCTTGCACAACATGAACTACTGGAATCGCGGCGAGTACATTGGCTTTGGGCCGGGTGCGCATAGCTATTTTGACGGTCGCCGTTTCTGCGCTCCAGAGATGTATCCGCGTTGGCGCGATTATGTGAATGCTGGCTCGCCGGATGCATCGCTGACATACGATGATCTTGATAAAGATGACGTCCTGACGGAGCGCGTGTGGCTTTCGCTTCGCCAGCGCTCTGGCCTCGACCTAAATGCGCTTGTTGCTGACGGAATTTCTGTTTCGCCGGCAGGCTATGAGCGATGGGTCAAGAAAGGTTTCGCAACGCTCGATGGCGGAATCCTAAAACTTGTCGGCCGTGGCTGGATTTTCATGGACAGCGTCGTGACGGACGTGTTGAACGCCTGCCGATAGCACGTTCTCCATAAAAAGGAGATGCCCCGTCGGAGCGGGGCATGACAAGTTTAATTTTGGCTTTTAACTACTTATTAATCGCCGCCAAGAATGCGTCTTTCTTTTCTTGCAAGAAGTCCTTGCTGTTGTACTTGCGGATACGGCGGAGAGCCTGGTCGCGCAACTGACGCACACGTTCGTGGGAGATGTTCATGGATTCGCCCACTTCGCGGAGAGTCTGCGGAGCTTCCTGGTTGATGCCGAAAATGCCGGTAATGACTCGAGCTTCGCGTTCCGGGAGCTGTTCCATGAGGTCACGAGCCAAAGCTTCGACGCTCTGGATTTCGGAATCGGCTTCCGGGTTCGATGCACCACTGTCCGGGAGGACTTCGGCGTATGTAGCCTTGGAATCAGCCTTGAGCGGGCTATCGAACGAAACGCCGCGCTGACCGATCTGGATCAATTCACGGATTTCTTCGTTGATTTCTTTACCGCGGGATTGTTCGTGCAAAGCCTTACGCACGCGGAGGTGCTGGTTTGCTGGCAAGCGGATAAGGTTGCCCTGTTCGTTAATAGCACGAGTGATATATGCCTTGATCCACCAAACGCCGTAACTGATGAATTTAAGACCACGGGTATGTTCGAAGGATTCGATTGCGCGGACGAGACCCATAGCGCCTTCGCTGACCAAGTCCGGAAGCGGAATCGGGCAGCCACGGTACTGGATGGCGACTTTGAGCACAAAACGCATGTTTGCAGAAATCAGTTTTTTACGGGCGATTTTGTCGCCTTCTTTAGCTTTCTGGAAAAGAATCTGTTCTTCTTCGCGTGATAGGGGTGCGGTACGACGGATGTCTTCTAGGTATCTTTTGAGAGTGGTATCGGTAGAATCAATATGCATTTTAAAAACCTTGCCCTTATAATATCGCTTTTTTAAAGCAAGTTGCGTGCCAATTGTGTAAAATTTTCCAAATTTTTTACAAAAAGTCCTTTAAATGTCGGTTTCGCGGTTTTCGGAGCCGTGGATGCCCAATATTTTTGTCGTAATTTTGTAAAATTGTCGTAAAAATATAACAAATTTTTCAAAACGTGACAATTTGAACACGGCAATCTGCTCTAGCCGAATAGAAAATGTAAAGTCGTATGTTTCATTTTGGAATACACCGTTGACCAATGACTACTGACTAATAACCCACTTCTAACTTCCTATTTCCTACTTCCTACTCTCATTTTTTCATATATTATCCCCGTTATGTCAATAAAAGAGCCTGATCAATCCGTATGGAACCGTTTTTGGCAGCGCAAGAACGACATGGACAAGGTCTATCCGTCTTCGCCGTCTATTATAGAAGCTATTAAGAAGAATTTTAAGCTCGATGGCTTGAAGGTGCTGGAGGTCGGTGCAGGTACCGGCCGCGACAGTGCTGAACTTGCTCGTTTGGGCGCCGATGTCTATGTTCTCGATTTTGCCGACAATAGCTTGAAAATTGTCAATTCGCTCCGCGAGAGTGAAGGTCTCAAGAATTTGCACCTGGTTCGTGGCGATGCTTTCAAGTCTCCGTTCCCGGATAACACTTTTGACTTGGTGTTCCATCAGGGCTTGGCTGAACATTTCAAGGATTCGCTCCCGCTCTTGCAAGAAAACTTCCGCATCGTCAAGCACGGCGGTTGCTGCCTTTGCGATGTCCCGCAGACGGTCCACCCGTACACGATTATCAAGCATATCTTGATTGCGCTCGATAAGTGGTTTGCCGGTTGGGAAAAGCAGTTCACGATGGGTCAGCTCAAGACGCTTATGCGTGACGCTGGTTTTGAATGTGTCTATGCCTATGGCGACTGGATGCGCCCGAATCTTTACTACCGCATTCTGCGTGAACTCTGCTTCAAGTTCGGTATTGAACTCCCGAAGTATCCGCTCGATGGAACGGCCTACCAGAAAATTAAGGACAAAATTCTGGATAGCCTCCAGTCTGTGCCGGTAATGCACTACACGCAGCTTTGCATCGGTGTTATTGGCCGCAAGCCCTAAGTTTGTGCTAAGGTAGTTGCTTGAAAATCCTCGTCGTAAATTATCGGGATCGTATGCATCCGGCTGCCGGCGGCGCCGAAAAGCACTTGCATCGCATTTTCGGAAAGATTGTAGAAATGGGCCACACGGTAGTCCTGTTTACGACGACATTTCCTGGCGCCAAGGAACGCGAAGTTGTTGATGGAATTCAGGTCATCCGCAAGGGTGGCGATTTGATGTTCCAGCTCACGGTGGCATTGAATCTGAAAAAGCTTGACCGCGAATTCAACTTTGACGTTGTTGTTGAGGATTTGAACAAGTTACCGGTCTTTGCCCACTGGTTCGTCCGCAAGCCGCTCCTGGTGCAGATGCATCACTTGTGGCGGAAGTCGATTTTTGCGGAGGCCGTTTTCCCGGTGGCGTTTGGTGTCTGGTTCTTTGAGCGGATTATCCCGTTCTTTTACCGCACTCAGAATTTTGTGGTGGTAAGCCCGAGCACCAAGAAAGAACTTGCCGAAATCGGCGTGGACGAAAGTCGAATCTCCGTGATTTATAACGGGTCGGAAATGCCCAAAGTTGCGGAGTGCGCGGATTCTTGTGAGAGTGCGACGAATCCTGCGACAAGTGCGGCGACTCCGTATTTCATTTGGCTTTCGCGTGTACATCGTTACAAGGGCATCTGGACGGCGCTCGAAGCGTTTGAAAAATTCTCAAAGTCGCACCCTGAAGTCAATCTTTATGTCGTTGGCGATGGCCCGCTTTTGAAAAAGCTCCCGACCTGGATTCAATCGCATGGCCTGGAAGGCAAGGTGGTTTTGACGGGTTTTGTGTCTGCTGCCCGCAAGTATGAACTGCTTTCGTCTTCGCTTGCGCTGTTGCAGACGAGCTACAAGGAAGGCTGGGGGCTTACCGTAATGGAAGCGGCACAGCTCTGCAAGACGACGATTGCGTCGGATGTGCCGGGACTCTGCGATAGCGTCCGTGACGGCGAGACGGGAATTCTGTTCCCGTCGGGAGATGCGGCCGCGTGCGCTTCTGCCATGGAAAAAATTTATGGCGATGCAGAACTCCGCGCGAATCTTGGCAAGAATGCTAAGCGTTATGCACTCACGTTTAGCTGGGAAAAGTCTGCCTGTGAAACGTTGGAATTGCTGGAACGTACGATCGAAAGGAGCGTACGAAAATGAAGTTGAATCCGAAGCTCAAGTCGGTAATCGTTTTTTGCTTAAAGCTGGTGGTGACGCTCGTTCCTGCTTACTTTGTCTATCGGAACATTGTGAGCGACCCGGAATGGGACGTTGGTGACCTCTATGACTTGTTCAAGAAGAACAGCATTTTCCCGCTTGTGATTGCACTCCTCAGCCTTGCGGTTTCGAACTTTACCGCTTGCCTCCAGTGGAAGCTCTTGCTCGAAAAGCAGGGTGTTCGCCTCAAGTACGGCAAGCTCCTCAAGCTTTATCACGTGGGACTGTTCTTTAATAACTTCATGCCGGGGAATGTCGGCGGTGACGTCAAGAAGGTTTACGATATCCGCATGCAGGGCGGGCAAGATACGGTTGGCGCAGGTTTTACGGCGACGGTGTTTGACCGCTTGTTTGGACTTTTCTTTATTACGTTATTTGCTCTCGGTGTGGGCGCCTTGTTCTTTATTCACGATCCAGAACAGCGTGCGTTCATGTGGCCGTCTGTCTGGATATTCCTCGGCTTCTGCGTGATGTTTGCTGGGCTTTTGAGCCGCCGCATTGGCAAGTTCTTCTGCCGCATGGCAGGGAAGGTTTTGCCCGAAAAATTTGAAACGCGACTCCTTCGCATGTTTGACCGTTTCCAGAAGTTCCGCTCCAAGAAACTTTGGATCAACATCATTTGCCTTTCGATGGTCACGCAGTCGCTCCGCATCTTTGTGCACTTTTTCTGCGGGATTGCGGTGGGCGTGAACCTCTCGATGTCGTGGTACTTCTATTACATTCCGCTGGTTGCCATTGTGAGTGCGCTCCCGATTTCGATTGGCGGTTTTGGTCCGCGTGAATTTTTGGCACAGTCGCTTTTTGCGCGTGCAGGTGTGCCTGGACTTGAATCGGTTGTGATTCAGTTGCTCGCTTATTTTGTAAGTTTGATTTTGAGCTTGTTCGGGGCGGTGGCATTTTTGGTGGGGCAGAAGCCCGTGCCGGCCGAACCCGCGAAGAACGCTCAATAGTTTGCTATATCCGTTGCTTATATCCTTTGCTATATGAACCTGCGTTAAAAAGGAACGCTAAAACAGTAGTGTCATCCTGAGCGTAGTCGAAGGATTTAGCTGCTTATATGAAAATATGGATGTAGAAAGTCTTTTGGTCGGACTGAACTCCGACCAACGTGCAGCGGTACTCCACGATCATGAAACGAACGGACAACTTTTAATTCTGGCTGGGGCGGGTTCGGGAAAGACTTCGGTCTTGACCAAGCGAATCCAGTACCGGATTATGTCGGGCGTTGTGCCGGAAAAAATTTTGGCGCTCACGTTCACGGCGAAAGCGGCTGCCGAAATGCGGGAACGTGTGCAAAAGCTTTTCCCGAATGCGGGTGTGCGACTCTGCACATTCCACTCGCTTGCGCTGTTTATCCTCAAGTCGAAAGTTCCTGCGGCGTCTTGCCCTGCGTACGAGCTTGTTGGTTTCAAGAAAATGCCGGTCCCGACGGAATTGGCAGACAAGACTTTTATACAGGAACTTGCGAAAGTTGGCGGGCGAAAATTCCGCTTCTCACGCGAAGAGCTTTTTTCAGATGCGCATCCCGCGAAACTCCTTAAAAAGCTTGAACCTTTACGTCAGCGCGTCCTGGAATCCGGGCAAGTTGTTTTCGAAGACCTCATTTACCAGACGATTAATCTGCTCGAAAATCACGAAGAGGCGCGCGCATATTTCCAAAATCAATGGACCGAGATTCTCGTCGATGAATACCAGGACATCAACCCGTCGCAGTACCGTCTTGTGAAAGCGTTGCTGGGCGATCGCAAGTCGTTGTTTGTTGTGGGCGATGATGACCAGGCCATTTACGGATTCCGTGGGGCGGATATAGGAAACATCAATCGCTTCCGCGATGACTTCAAAGAAAGTTCGCTTATCCGCTTGGAATGGAATTACCGCTCGGTCGCGAATATCTTGCATTTTTCGAATCGCATTTTCGAAAACAAGCCCATCCACTTGCGGAAGGTCTTGCGGGCTGGCAACATGAATGGCTCGGGCGGCTCGCCGATTTTCAAGGAAAACCGTGAACCCGAAATCTGGGTGTGCGAAGACCCCGTCGAGGAAATGCTGAAAATTATCACGAGTATCAAGTTGCTCCGCGAAAGCTATGACCTCCAATGGAAAAACTTTGCAATCCTCGTGCGCTATAATAGGCAGCGCCTATACTACGAAGAAGCGCTCCGCGATGCCCGCCTCCCGATTGCAGGGACGGTCGTGTCGGAAGTGGGTGACGTGGAGGGGGAGGGCGAGGTCCTTGAAAACGGGATCCATGTCGAGACGGTCCACGCATCCAAGGGGCTTCAGTATGCGGTGGTCTATTATGCGGGTATGTCCGAGGGGCTTACGCCGGGTTCATGCACGGGCACACGGAAAGAACGCCAAAAACAGCTCGATGAGGAACGCCGATTGTTTTACGTCGGGGTCACGCGGGCTGAATCTTTTTTGGTTTTGCTATATTGCAAACGTAGATATTGGAAAGGGCGCCTTACGAAACTCAGACGGTCTCGTTTTTTGCCCAGGGAAAATTCAAAAACAGAGTGTAATATGCCAGTTATGTTATTTAGGATCTATGGAGCAGCAAGAATTTTTGCGTTTATGCTCGAATATATTTTCAAGATTGCATTCATGTACATTTTCCGTCGCAAAGACCTGGATCCATGGCTTGAAGAAAAGGTGCAGGTTTTCTCACGCTTCTGCATGAAGGTCTTGCGCGTGGACTTGACGATCGAGGATCAGGCGCAACTGGCGAAAGTGGACTGGACACGCCCGGTGTTCGTGATGGGCAACCACCGTTCGTACCTGGATATCCCGCTTGCGTTCCTCGCGTTGCAGCGTACCGTGGGCTTTATCGCCAAGACGCAGTTGCAGCGCATCCCGATTCTGAACTTCTGGATGCACAAGCTCGGTTGCGTCTTTATCGACCGCGAAAAGGGCGGCGGCGCTGCGATTATCCAGAAGGCGCTCCAGACGGGCAAGATGCCGAGACTCTTTGTTTTCCCGGAAGGCACCCGCAGCAAGCGCGATGGCATGGTCGCTTTCAAGAGCGGCTGCTTTAGACTAGCCGTCGAGGCTAATGCTATTATATTACCTATGGTCACTAGAGGTTCCGACTTGCTTTGGGAACACCGCAAGGATTCCAAGCACCATCCGGTCAACATCAAGATTCTCGAACCGATAGATACAGTCGAGTTCAAGAAAACTCACGGCGGCGATGCGATGGACCCGCGCCATGAACTGCTCCCGTATGTCCGCAGCAAGATGGAAGAAGCTTATGATCGGCGTCTTTGATTCTGGTTTTGGCGGGCTCACGATCTTGCAGAAGCTCCGCCACACGCTCCCGCAGTACGATTACCTGTATTTGGGGGATAACGCCCGTGCACCGTATGGCTCCCGCAGTTTCGAGACGATTTACCGCTACACGCTCCAGTCCGTGCGTGAACTTTTTCGCCGTGGCTGCCCGCTGGTGATTCTCGCTTGCAACACGGCATCGGCAAAGGCGCTCCGCAGCATCCAGCAACAGGTGCTCCCGGTCGAATTCCCGGACCGTCGCGTCTTGGGCATAGTACGTCCGACTGCCGAAGAAATCGGGAACTTCTCGAAGACGGGACACATCGGCATTTTCGCCACCTCGGGGACGGTTTCTTCGAACAGCTACGTCCTTGAAATCAGCCACTTTTTCCCAGACCTGAAGGTGACGCAGCACGCCTGCCCGATGTGGGTGCCGCTCGTGGAATACGGCGAACGCGGGACCGAGGGTGCTCGATTCTTCGTGAAAAAGGACGTGGACCAGTTGCTCGCGGCTGACCCTGAAATCGATACGGTACTTTTGGCTTGCACTCATTACCCGCTTCTTGAAGAAGAAATTCGGGCCGCACT
This genomic interval from Fibrobacter sp. UWB4 contains the following:
- the murI gene encoding glutamate racemase — its product is MIGVFDSGFGGLTILQKLRHTLPQYDYLYLGDNARAPYGSRSFETIYRYTLQSVRELFRRGCPLVILACNTASAKALRSIQQQVLPVEFPDRRVLGIVRPTAEEIGNFSKTGHIGIFATSGTVSSNSYVLEISHFFPDLKVTQHACPMWVPLVEYGERGTEGARFFVKKDVDQLLAADPEIDTVLLACTHYPLLEEEIRAALPPHVRLVVQGDIVADKTLDYLKRHVDMEKRLSKGGSVHYLTTDTAEFFKKGAFRFGMEDISAESLTF
- a CDS encoding UvrD-helicase domain-containing protein yields the protein MDVESLLVGLNSDQRAAVLHDHETNGQLLILAGAGSGKTSVLTKRIQYRIMSGVVPEKILALTFTAKAAAEMRERVQKLFPNAGVRLCTFHSLALFILKSKVPAASCPAYELVGFKKMPVPTELADKTFIQELAKVGGRKFRFSREELFSDAHPAKLLKKLEPLRQRVLESGQVVFEDLIYQTINLLENHEEARAYFQNQWTEILVDEYQDINPSQYRLVKALLGDRKSLFVVGDDDQAIYGFRGADIGNINRFRDDFKESSLIRLEWNYRSVANILHFSNRIFENKPIHLRKVLRAGNMNGSGGSPIFKENREPEIWVCEDPVEEMLKIITSIKLLRESYDLQWKNFAILVRYNRQRLYYEEALRDARLPIAGTVVSEVGDVEGEGEVLENGIHVETVHASKGLQYAVVYYAGMSEGLTPGSCTGTRKERQKQLDEERRLFYVGVTRAESFLVLLYCKRRYWKGRLTKLRRSRFLPRENSKTECNMPVMLFRIYGAARIFAFMLEYIFKIAFMYIFRRKDLDPWLEEKVQVFSRFCMKVLRVDLTIEDQAQLAKVDWTRPVFVMGNHRSYLDIPLAFLALQRTVGFIAKTQLQRIPILNFWMHKLGCVFIDREKGGGAAIIQKALQTGKMPRLFVFPEGTRSKRDGMVAFKSGCFRLAVEANAIILPMVTRGSDLLWEHRKDSKHHPVNIKILEPIDTVEFKKTHGGDAMDPRHELLPYVRSKMEEAYDRRL
- a CDS encoding glycosyltransferase family 4 protein, with product MHPAAGGAEKHLHRIFGKIVEMGHTVVLFTTTFPGAKEREVVDGIQVIRKGGDLMFQLTVALNLKKLDREFNFDVVVEDLNKLPVFAHWFVRKPLLVQMHHLWRKSIFAEAVFPVAFGVWFFERIIPFFYRTQNFVVVSPSTKKELAEIGVDESRISVIYNGSEMPKVAECADSCESATNPATSAATPYFIWLSRVHRYKGIWTALEAFEKFSKSHPEVNLYVVGDGPLLKKLPTWIQSHGLEGKVVLTGFVSAARKYELLSSSLALLQTSYKEGWGLTVMEAAQLCKTTIASDVPGLCDSVRDGETGILFPSGDAAACASAMEKIYGDAELRANLGKNAKRYALTFSWEKSACETLELLERTIERSVRK
- a CDS encoding RNA polymerase sigma factor RpoD/SigA, which produces MHIDSTDTTLKRYLEDIRRTAPLSREEEQILFQKAKEGDKIARKKLISANMRFVLKVAIQYRGCPIPLPDLVSEGAMGLVRAIESFEHTRGLKFISYGVWWIKAYITRAINEQGNLIRLPANQHLRVRKALHEQSRGKEINEEIRELIQIGQRGVSFDSPLKADSKATYAEVLPDSGASNPEADSEIQSVEALARDLMEQLPEREARVITGIFGINQEAPQTLREVGESMNISHERVRQLRDQALRRIRKYNSKDFLQEKKDAFLAAINK
- a CDS encoding lysylphosphatidylglycerol synthase transmembrane domain-containing protein, producing MKLNPKLKSVIVFCLKLVVTLVPAYFVYRNIVSDPEWDVGDLYDLFKKNSIFPLVIALLSLAVSNFTACLQWKLLLEKQGVRLKYGKLLKLYHVGLFFNNFMPGNVGGDVKKVYDIRMQGGQDTVGAGFTATVFDRLFGLFFITLFALGVGALFFIHDPEQRAFMWPSVWIFLGFCVMFAGLLSRRIGKFFCRMAGKVLPEKFETRLLRMFDRFQKFRSKKLWINIICLSMVTQSLRIFVHFFCGIAVGVNLSMSWYFYYIPLVAIVSALPISIGGFGPREFLAQSLFARAGVPGLESVVIQLLAYFVSLILSLFGAVAFLVGQKPVPAEPAKNAQ
- a CDS encoding class I SAM-dependent methyltransferase gives rise to the protein MSIKEPDQSVWNRFWQRKNDMDKVYPSSPSIIEAIKKNFKLDGLKVLEVGAGTGRDSAELARLGADVYVLDFADNSLKIVNSLRESEGLKNLHLVRGDAFKSPFPDNTFDLVFHQGLAEHFKDSLPLLQENFRIVKHGGCCLCDVPQTVHPYTIIKHILIALDKWFAGWEKQFTMGQLKTLMRDAGFECVYAYGDWMRPNLYYRILRELCFKFGIELPKYPLDGTAYQKIKDKILDSLQSVPVMHYTQLCIGVIGRKP
- a CDS encoding coproporphyrinogen-III oxidase family protein, with protein sequence MFGIYIHVPFCAKICDYCDFRVMPANARLFEEYVGLLEREIRAFAMAHPVSHSASSKSALSRARTLYLGGGTPSILPSACLERIFAVLASCGVRVDALDEVSMEFNPESCTEESVQTALSCGVRRFSLGLQTFSQTLLDRIGRRHTVERGFEALRLLTSLPQAKVSADLMFDLPGQSVDSFLKDVDRLSDFPLGHLSFYGLNVGERTLLGGRVSRGEEKIDESLYEPMYLGGVEILEKKGFARYEVSNFAKPGDESLHNMNYWNRGEYIGFGPGAHSYFDGRRFCAPEMYPRWRDYVNAGSPDASLTYDDLDKDDVLTERVWLSLRQRSGLDLNALVADGISVSPAGYERWVKKGFATLDGGILKLVGRGWIFMDSVVTDVLNACR